The following nucleotide sequence is from Juglans microcarpa x Juglans regia isolate MS1-56 chromosome 6D, Jm3101_v1.0, whole genome shotgun sequence.
aatcaaaattgCCATATAATGATGTTGAAGGTGTagcaaataaaataactaaaattttcatttgcAATCAAAATCTTCatctttattgtttttattgatttctaaaattttgtttcGATATTTGTGATTGTTTGAATAAATATGCCTATTGggattttaaattatgaaacaCCTTTGGAAGGGATATTTGAGCCCCCACAATTTTagctaagagataaagtcaagaagggactcagactcctaaaaggaatgcTTCACAAGGTAAATTGAGCTCTATCACTCCAAGCAAATAACCTCTATAAATAGCCTACAAGAGGTAACAAAAACTCAACTTGATTCACTAGATTATTCTCATattgttactgacttaagcattaGAGTTTACACAGTGCGACCAACACCATCTCCTCATTGCTGCAGGTGTCATCCTTGTGATTGGTGGTGTGAAACTAGTCCTTAACAGTGGCACTGTCTGTGGGATCTTTACAGACTTCAACTTGATTTTCACATGCCAACTACCACGCGATCACATGCAAACTGCAATTTTTTAATGTCGGAAAGCAGAGTAGGGGAATTCTACGATTCACAAGATCGTCTCCAAAAACCATATAAGATCTCTTCAACTTTGTTATttcctattatttattttcctaacGCTGCAGTGAATggtaaaaaaaggaagaagaagaagaagacgaagaagagaCGGAGCTGCTTTGAAGAACTTATTCCATTATCTTTCTTTTAGCTGCATATTGCATTATAATCTAGCTGCATCCTTAATTATACATCACATATATGATCCATTTGAGTTCCCAAGCTTATACGTATGTGCTGctttctctcatatatatatatcgtcaaagaacttatcaaaataatgtGTTATATAGGTTAAACTAAAAAACTTTGACTCCCCAATAAAGATCAATACCATGCATGTGATAGGGATAATATTAGGATTATGATCAATACTGCTAGTTGTAGCGTAAAGATCACTTCAAGTGAGGATAACAACAAAATGTAGGTTTAAGTATAgaaatcattaattatatagctaTCAAACCCTGAAACCTAGTCTTAATGATTTGTTTTGGAAAAGCTGCTTTTAGATCGAGTGTCATGCAAATAAAGAGAGGCTTTTTGGCTTATACCCCATCATcatctatattatatgcttccCCTATTAGTACTTCCTCTTACCTAATCTTTTcatgggtttttctttttccctagCTGTTTCATAATTTGATCGATCTTCACTCTCAAGCTTTTACTTTGAATAAAAAAGCTAAAATGTGTAGTTGTCCAAACGTATATGTATGATTGcatgtatatctatatatatatatatatatattgtatgtgtGTTCTTTGATCACGAACATATATGATTACATATCTGTTATAAATTGCTTGGAATCCAAGTGACTACACACCCTGAGAATATACTTCAATGGAAATCACCCGCAAGGCGTGGAACACCGACTACAAAGCCCCTTCCAGACACTGTGCAGACTTCTTAATCTGTTTGCATCAGAATAGACCGTCCAGCTAGAATCATAGGCATCTCGGCCTTTCCTCAAGGCTAGGGCATGGTTGCCTGCAAGCATCGCTCATGCCTCACCAGCTTTCACCACACTTCAGTAGGATGGCTCaggtttacaaatctcaaacttgtaacTTGTATTGCACTTACCTATTTTGTGTTAGTGAATACCTCTCAAGATGCAGTGCAATCAAGAAGGGCGTGGAGGTTAAAAAACCCGACGACCCTCTCAGCAATCAAGAATGGCGTGGAGGTCAAAGAACCCCACAACCTACTCAGTAACCAAAAGGGCGTGGATGTCAAAGAACCCCACGACCCACTCAGCAACAAGACCCGCGCCTCTCGGCAAGCAACAAAACCGACATCTTCACAATGCAACCAGACCAAGGTCTTCGTGGAAAGCATATGTAGTTCTGTCACTGCTCGTGGCAAGGTATGGCTACCCACGGGCATCGCCCCAATATCACCAGCCTTCACCACACTTTAGCGAGATGGCTCAGGttcacaaatctcaaacttgtaatttatattacacttatctattttttttttcatgagaacTTCTTAGGATGCGGTGCAAACgatgggcgtggaggtcaaaaagATCACACCTCTCCAAAGATTGTCATCGAACGGAAGTGGAGGTTGGGAAGACCTCACGACCCTTTCCAAAGATCGCCATCAAACAGGCGTGGAGGTTAGAAAGACCACATGACCCTCTCCAAAGATCGCCATCAAACGAACGGATGTGGAGGTTggaaagaccacacgaccctctccaaagaTTGCCATcgaatgggcgtggaggtcggaaagaccacacggccctctccaaacgaacgggcgtggaggtcagaagaccacatgaccctctccaaagttagccaccaaaagtcgagttacacactcgcggTGCAAGTCAACAAACGGGAAAGGTTAGGGACCACCTGACCTCCCAAGCGCCTAACAGGCGGGCAACTCTCTAGACAACCCGACCTCTCTCTTGGACAGCAGTACAAGCACAACATATTCTCCAGCAAACGCAGAGTGTTTATACTTGAGCGGGTTACCTTTGGGAACGAGCCACCAAGCTCTACAACGGCTTCGAGCGGGTTACCTTCGAGAATGAGCCACTAGGCTCTACAACCGCCTCGAGCGGGTTACCTTTAGGAATGGGCTGACGGGCTTAGCAATTGCCTAAGATGAATCCAGGGGGTCGACGGGCACCCTGACCACTTAAGCGCAGGTTactacaaataaacaacaaaacgAGAACACCAGTAGAAATTTACACCAATGGGTAGAAAATCTACCACTaccaacaaacaacaaaacgaATATACCAACAACAATTTACACCAAGGAGGCAAAAAATCTATTACTACCAACCAAAGCAAAAACGATTACAAAAATGCACACAAAAaaccaatcatggaaatatgcacTCTTCGCCAATAATAAACAATCTCTCATGCAAACATtcacacaaataaacaaacttaaaatcaaTCTCCGCGCTCACACTTAATGTGGTTGAGTGCATCTCCCATCTATCTCTCCAAGCTGAGCCCCTTACCGCTTAGCACGAAACAAATCAAGGAATGGACAACAAACCAGGGACTGAACGGGAAGCCAGTGaccaattttctaaatttattttgtagaatattgacttgaagattctcaaggcttTCTAAGGCTTCACAAGGGCATGGAAACACCCATACACTAACTAGTATGGACCCTCAGCGGGGtaggggaaaacaaaaaaaagcaaGCGCCCACAAGCTAGCGGGGTAAAAAGCAGGTACAGAGAATGCAAAGTATTTAATTTCCCATGTGCCAGGATAAAAAAAGATTAGCAAGGTAACTGGAAGGGATATTTGAGCCCCCACAATTTTGGCTAGGAGATAAAGTCAATAAGAGACTCAGACTCCAAGAAGAAGGGACTCGGActcctaaaaacaaaaaacttcacAAGACTTAgacttttaaaaggaaaatgcttcacaagacttagactcctaaaaggaaaatgtttcacAAGGTAAATTGAGCTCTATCACTCTAAGGAAATAACTTCTATAAATAGCCTACAATAGGTAACAAAAACTCAACTTGATTCGCTTGATCTCtatttttatatacttattctcatattgttactgacttaagcattaGAGTTTACATAGGACGACCAACCCCATCTCTTCATTGCTACAAGTGTCATCTGTGTGATTGGTGGTGTGAAAAATGTCTTTAACAACCTTATTCACCTTAATTATTGGTTGCATTTAGGACGAGGCCATCTAGATTATTCAATCTATAAGAACACGTTCTGTAAATAGCACATTTGAAACCGATTGTTAATAAATTAACGTTACATTTGAGTAGTAAGGTATTTTAAAGTattatgtgaatattaataaaaaaaaatattaaatagtgaTAAATAATAGCAAAAggtatatgaaaattaataataaaataataaataatattaaagaatatctgaaaatatttcgATACCCAAACTATACTTAAAGATTGGAATCACAAACCCTTCTTTTGAAGCCCCGGTCTAAGCTCATAGATAAGATCATCTAGTAGAAACTGTCatgaaaactataaaaaagagaggaagagaaataaCGACCACATATTTTTAGAGAGTAGGAACAAATAACAATCGTGATCGTCATCATTGTCGCATTAATGAATGAAATTGGATTCTAATTAGAGTAAGTTAAACTTTCATTCTATCGCTaaaatttgacatttttattatgtttaaattattcttttatttttttgaaaaataacttaaaaattgataaacattCTTAGTTTATTatagtaaataaaaaagtgatacgtataattaagttgaaaatttaTATCAACCCGTTTCATcttataataattacaatttttttaatttttacttaaaatataataaataatttattttttttttaaattttaaaataataataatattttaataatattttatttaatttattaaaattatttcatctcaacaatATGCATATGATTTCTGTTTTCAAGGAGGATTCACGCATTTCAATCCTGTGGCCATCACTACTCCACGTGTCCCGTGAAAGGATGAGGTCCGTCATGCCTCACACAGAACTGGCCAGAGTGCTTGGGATTTGGATAATGTTTTGCAAAACCATATCAAGATTTAGCCACACAAGATCTGCCACGTGTCACATGGCAATCGCTACTCTCTGGACAGTATTATTATGGGGATGATGGTATGAACTTTGGGCCAACGCGTGCAAGCAAAGCGGTGGAATATTAAGGCAAAGACCAAAAAACTTTAATTTAAGCTAAGAAGCAGAGAGCAGCAATGGCGGCATCAGTTATGGCTTCAGTGAGTCTAAAACCCACTCCTTTCGCGGTACAGAAGTCAGCAGTGAGAGGGCTTCCCTCTCTTGCAAGGACTAATTCGTCATTTAAAGTTGAGGCCAGTGGAGTGAAGAAGATCAAGACCGACAAGCCTTATGGTGCttttattatatctatatatacgttagatgcatgcatgcatgtgtgtgtgtgtgtgtgtgtgtatatatatatattcatgttaaTGGTTGGTTTTTTCTAAAAATGCCTTGTTATTTAGGAATTAACGGTAGCTTGAACTATAAGGAGGGAGTAGACGCATCCGGGAGGAAGCAAAATGTACGTAATTGTTCTTAATTTGCAAACATGTTTTCTCATCTTGTATGGCCAATATTACTATCACTGGCCTGCAAGCATATATATTTTCCACAGCTTTTGATCAAGTAgcttaattttgtaatttttattttatttttttgggttctaACAAATTGATTGAGTAAATCTCTGAATCTGATCTTTAACTTCCTTTTGATCTTTGCGATACTCTACACAAATGAAATTGATGATTCAGGGAAAGGGTGTATACCAATTTGTTGACAAATATGGCGCTAATGTCGATGGATACaggtaatataatattatatcgtcttttaattacttttgtttttgtttttattcgaTCTTTTTAAATTCCATGATGtcgttgtttttattttattttctcgttGATTCATTGTGTAATTACTAGTAATGTTGTTTGTTCTAATTTCTTATCTCTAGctcataattttcaatttaaagCCTTGCCATGTTGTTGTCTTGGTTACCCACTTTGAACATCTGAAATCATGATTTCGAACTGATCTTTTGGAATCATTTCT
It contains:
- the LOC121235844 gene encoding photosystem II 10 kDa polypeptide, chloroplastic → MAASVMASVSLKPTPFAVQKSAVRGLPSLARTNSSFKVEASGVKKIKTDKPYGINGSLNYKEGVDASGRKQNGKGVYQFVDKYGANVDGYSPIYNTDDWSPSGDVYVGGTTGLAIWAVTLAGILAGGALLVYNTSALVQ